One window of the Prosthecobacter dejongeii genome contains the following:
- a CDS encoding sigma-54-dependent transcriptional regulator, which translates to MAKLVIIDDEAAILELMSKLCRAAGHTVFGCTTGIDGMAAIRSQQPDLVIVDLRIGDVNGLDLVSMCKDQFPNTAVIMVTGHGTVETAVEAMRLGAFDYLTKPFDLGDLIKTVNQALNRNNPTANTSNPILGTSATVRSAASSKLIGHSDAIQRIFEIVRRVADNDSPVLLEGEFGVGKHMVARALHEASRRSGSPFKELQCSAMPEDALEAELFGHTNGQGGIFSRASGGTVHLAEVHVLPARIQAQLNTFLDEMQARRSAWSNSNGSDFRLVVSTTICLEEASKKGTFREDLYYKLSVVPLKIPPLRERCEDIKPLVDHFLKELTDRTDSRAKSMDAYALEFLEKYPWPGNISELRNAVERACAFAENDRIRPADLPAKVTQQIEVPTTSVSGGTTQLPIGSTLDDFIRGQERLFIQETLKYNNGSREKTASMLGVSIATLYRKMGLNVDRKTTA; encoded by the coding sequence ATGGCCAAACTGGTAATCATTGACGACGAGGCAGCTATCCTGGAGCTGATGAGCAAGCTCTGCCGTGCCGCAGGTCATACCGTTTTCGGCTGTACCACTGGGATTGATGGCATGGCTGCGATTCGTAGCCAGCAGCCTGATTTAGTCATCGTAGATTTAAGGATTGGCGACGTCAATGGCTTGGATCTGGTAAGCATGTGCAAGGACCAGTTTCCAAATACGGCTGTCATCATGGTCACGGGCCATGGGACCGTCGAAACGGCCGTCGAGGCCATGCGTTTGGGGGCTTTTGACTACCTCACTAAACCTTTCGACTTGGGAGACCTGATTAAAACGGTTAACCAGGCGTTGAATCGGAATAATCCAACAGCCAATACTTCCAACCCCATTCTGGGGACCTCAGCTACAGTACGAAGTGCTGCCTCCTCAAAATTGATCGGCCATAGCGATGCGATCCAACGCATTTTTGAGATCGTGCGCCGTGTGGCCGATAATGACAGCCCCGTACTCCTAGAGGGGGAATTTGGCGTAGGAAAACACATGGTCGCACGTGCTTTGCATGAGGCTAGCCGCCGCAGTGGATCTCCTTTCAAAGAACTCCAGTGCAGTGCCATGCCTGAAGATGCTCTTGAGGCTGAACTTTTCGGCCATACCAATGGCCAGGGCGGTATCTTCAGTCGCGCCAGTGGTGGGACAGTTCACTTAGCCGAAGTGCATGTCCTGCCAGCCCGTATCCAGGCGCAACTGAATACCTTCTTGGATGAGATGCAGGCCCGCCGCAGTGCATGGAGCAACAGCAATGGCTCTGACTTTCGCCTGGTGGTCAGCACGACCATTTGCCTGGAGGAAGCTTCCAAAAAAGGCACGTTTCGTGAGGATCTCTATTACAAGCTCTCGGTGGTCCCATTGAAGATCCCACCTCTGCGTGAGCGGTGTGAAGACATCAAGCCTCTGGTGGACCACTTTCTCAAAGAACTCACAGATCGCACCGATTCTCGTGCCAAGAGCATGGATGCATATGCTCTAGAGTTTTTGGAGAAATACCCTTGGCCAGGGAATATTTCTGAGCTGCGCAATGCCGTGGAGCGTGCCTGCGCGTTTGCTGAAAATGACCGCATCCGCCCGGCTGATCTTCCTGCCAAAGTCACTCAACAGATCGAGGTCCCGACGACTTCGGTATCGGGGGGTACTACCCAGTTGCCGATCGGGTCCACTCTGGATGATTTCATTCGTGGGCAGGAGCGTCTCTTCATTCAGGAAACACTGAAGTATAACAACGGCTCACGTGAAAAAACGGCCTCCATGCTCGGCGTCAGCATCGCGACGCTTTATCGTAAAATGGGCCTGAATGTGGACCGCAAGACGACGGCGTAA
- the aroB gene encoding 3-dehydroquinate synthase: MPEVTATIQSVAVNLGSRSYTVQVGRGLLESIGQEVAARLPEKKSCAVITDSNVAPLYSEIVLQSLRAAGKVAHLITVPAGEASKSLMSAQTVCGEMVRAGLDRKSFVIALGGGVIGDLGGFCASIFQRGIPYVQVPTTVLSQVDSSVGGKTGVNLPDAKNMVGAFHQPVHVIADVATLDSLHKREWNEGFAEIIKHACIRDAAMLDLIEAVAKGTGDVAELIRQNIAIKAAIVEADEFETKGLRALLNFGHTLGHAIEAAAGYGTLLHGEAISLGLRAAGWLSVKKAGLPQSDCDRMISLLHQFDLPTRLPAGFDTQELLRITRMDKKFETGKIRFVLLPKMGDALVSSDVTEQDLMDALDEVRR, from the coding sequence ATGCCTGAAGTCACTGCCACCATCCAGTCTGTCGCCGTTAACCTAGGCTCGCGTAGTTACACGGTGCAGGTGGGCAGGGGATTGCTAGAGAGCATCGGCCAAGAGGTGGCGGCTCGTTTACCAGAGAAGAAAAGCTGTGCAGTCATCACCGACTCCAATGTGGCCCCACTGTATTCAGAAATCGTGCTGCAAAGTCTCCGCGCGGCTGGCAAGGTGGCACACCTGATCACCGTCCCTGCGGGAGAGGCGAGCAAGTCACTGATGAGTGCCCAGACTGTTTGTGGGGAAATGGTGCGCGCCGGGCTGGACCGAAAAAGTTTTGTCATCGCCCTTGGCGGTGGCGTCATCGGGGATCTGGGCGGCTTTTGCGCTAGCATCTTCCAGCGTGGCATTCCTTATGTGCAGGTGCCGACCACGGTGCTGAGTCAGGTGGACAGTAGTGTGGGGGGGAAGACGGGGGTCAATCTCCCCGACGCGAAGAACATGGTGGGGGCGTTTCACCAGCCGGTGCATGTGATCGCAGACGTCGCGACGCTGGACTCCTTGCATAAGCGGGAATGGAATGAAGGTTTTGCAGAGATCATCAAGCACGCCTGCATTCGCGATGCCGCCATGCTGGATCTCATCGAAGCTGTGGCAAAGGGGACTGGCGATGTGGCAGAATTAATTCGTCAAAATATTGCCATCAAGGCCGCCATCGTCGAGGCCGATGAATTTGAAACCAAGGGGCTCCGCGCCTTGCTGAATTTCGGCCATACCTTAGGTCATGCCATTGAGGCCGCTGCTGGTTACGGCACCCTCCTTCATGGGGAGGCGATCTCTCTTGGCCTAAGGGCTGCAGGCTGGCTCTCAGTGAAAAAAGCGGGGCTACCTCAGAGTGACTGTGACCGCATGATCTCCCTCCTTCATCAGTTTGATCTGCCCACTCGCCTACCCGCAGGTTTTGATACACAGGAGCTGTTGCGTATCACCCGCATGGATAAAAAATTTGAGACAGGCAAGATTCGTTTCGTTTTACTGCCCAAGATGGGAGATGCCCTGGTGAGCAGTGACGTGACGGAACAGGATCTGATGGATGCTCTGGATGAAGTTCGGCGTTGA
- a CDS encoding outer membrane lipoprotein-sorting protein produces MKRRLFLASLALITTASAQDKPTPSAEEILGLVRRSYAMQDHRMTGKLRDDDTGKEEPLELTLTKSVMRFRFASEPPEIIHLDLTTNPATLWQVKPGGSSQVPLKNGADAVRGMDFNYEDLSQRFLYWKDVKLLDANARLTTARIKCWLVRVTAPDTSGPYYTVDLWVHQDSGGVAKMEAYNKGGKLVKRFEVSKVWKVGDATALREMRVQSFNPLNGDRKGMTYMTMDKPEKQ; encoded by the coding sequence ATGAAACGTCGTCTTTTTCTCGCTTCCCTAGCTCTGATCACCACCGCATCTGCTCAGGACAAGCCTACCCCCAGTGCTGAAGAAATCTTGGGGCTCGTCCGCCGCAGTTACGCCATGCAGGATCACCGCATGACCGGGAAACTGCGGGATGATGACACAGGGAAAGAAGAGCCATTGGAGCTGACACTCACGAAATCGGTCATGCGTTTCCGTTTTGCCAGTGAACCGCCAGAGATCATTCATCTGGACCTCACGACCAATCCCGCCACCCTTTGGCAGGTAAAACCAGGGGGCAGCAGTCAGGTGCCATTGAAAAACGGAGCGGATGCAGTGCGGGGCATGGACTTCAATTATGAGGATCTATCTCAGCGCTTCCTTTATTGGAAAGACGTGAAGTTGCTGGATGCCAATGCCCGCCTCACCACTGCTCGTATCAAATGCTGGCTGGTGCGCGTGACGGCCCCAGATACTAGCGGCCCGTATTACACTGTGGATCTCTGGGTCCACCAGGATAGCGGTGGTGTGGCGAAGATGGAAGCCTACAACAAAGGCGGCAAACTGGTGAAGCGTTTTGAAGTTTCCAAAGTCTGGAAAGTCGGTGATGCCACGGCTCTACGTGAGATGCGTGTGCAGTCCTTCAATCCGCTCAATGGAGATCGCAAGGGCATGACTTACATGACCATGGATAAGCCAGAGAAGCAGTAG
- a CDS encoding secretin N-terminal domain-containing protein, with protein sequence MFFSRLRPHSLSSLSALLLITGPLSAQEAAPTPPSTPIGAPAPATPPTGADTPAPPPDGARPPGTPGEGGFGPGGGRFGPGFGGRRRTGEGGPGFGSAPGAGGPGGENIQSTLAQTIRMEGDRYVLQFPNNPVADMLSIYELLTNITLVKDTNIFNEGAPVSLATPRAVTKEEAVKLIEATLLTNGYAIVMEPDGKSARILPARNQSANAVQFSHGVRFYTSAKDLPEGETIITYFMKLAYLDPEEAATMLSGHVGLSVYGRITPVLTPPGLLLTESSTVIKQLISIQEAIDIGDTGSSLVTKFIPVEYAEAATIAQIIQATLTAQAQEKETKGVNTIRGNAASDGRNREERQDNNNNNNNRSQPPVIINGQVVQGGAKTPMPSAQVVADTRLNQILVVSSPEDYTYIASLIAEFDKPLVVDEPYERKLKYAAAVDVLSAITDLLQDTNTGGTVQLPGGGTIQQQRTQPLASSSSQLLTGRTTTGTRGGQVLATSGSTSDDTATASSAGASRADLIQAPTEDNAPISVLVGKTRVVADPMANSILVMGRKEAIDKVNGLLDKLDRKPSQVYLSTVIGQLTLGDGFEFGVDYLSALNNKDGTNFSAGGIFSREDILNGTALTRAVGDVRNNAITNAFGPAKGLNLYGAIGDSLEVFVTALETTNRFKVLSRPSIFALNNKKASITSGQLIPVPGESTTNANGNNNGIITTNVEYRDVVLKLEVVPLINEDGEVTLTIAQVNDTVIGTQRVEPNNIPIIGTEQIITTVTVPDGNTIVLGGLISEQNKKDTEGVPFLSRIPGVGNLFKENKDSNSRNELIIFIQPQVVTDNNSLRNTSLREDYRTQVGADAAERFPENVDIQAPRISDAKEAEIIETEAQQKQGFFSRMFRRSNTPKAITPAPGLRR encoded by the coding sequence ATGTTTTTCTCCCGGCTCCGTCCCCACTCCCTTAGCTCCCTGAGCGCGCTGCTGCTCATCACTGGCCCCCTCAGCGCCCAGGAAGCAGCGCCTACGCCCCCCTCAACACCCATAGGTGCCCCTGCGCCCGCCACCCCACCCACAGGAGCGGACACACCCGCACCACCGCCTGACGGTGCGCGACCTCCAGGCACCCCAGGAGAAGGTGGCTTTGGTCCTGGCGGAGGACGTTTCGGCCCAGGTTTTGGTGGGCGCCGCCGGACTGGCGAAGGCGGTCCGGGCTTTGGCAGTGCTCCAGGAGCAGGAGGCCCTGGCGGTGAAAACATTCAGAGCACCCTCGCTCAGACCATCCGCATGGAAGGTGACAGATACGTTCTGCAATTCCCAAACAATCCCGTCGCGGACATGCTCAGCATCTATGAGTTGCTGACCAACATTACCCTGGTGAAAGACACGAACATCTTCAATGAGGGGGCTCCCGTCAGCCTGGCCACCCCAAGAGCTGTGACCAAGGAAGAAGCCGTCAAACTCATCGAGGCCACGCTCCTCACCAATGGTTATGCCATCGTCATGGAGCCCGATGGTAAGAGTGCCCGTATCCTCCCCGCGCGTAATCAGAGCGCCAATGCCGTGCAGTTTTCTCACGGGGTGCGCTTTTACACCTCAGCCAAGGATCTACCCGAAGGAGAGACCATCATCACCTACTTCATGAAGTTGGCGTATCTGGATCCCGAAGAGGCTGCCACCATGCTCTCTGGCCACGTGGGCCTCAGTGTCTATGGCCGCATCACTCCCGTGCTCACACCACCAGGCCTCCTCCTAACCGAAAGTAGCACTGTCATTAAGCAACTCATTAGCATCCAAGAGGCCATAGACATAGGCGATACAGGTTCTTCCCTGGTCACCAAATTCATTCCTGTGGAATATGCCGAGGCTGCCACCATCGCCCAGATCATTCAGGCTACCCTCACCGCTCAAGCTCAAGAAAAAGAAACCAAAGGCGTCAACACCATCCGCGGCAATGCCGCCAGCGATGGCCGTAATCGTGAAGAGCGGCAGGACAATAATAACAACAATAATAATCGCTCACAGCCACCCGTCATCATCAACGGCCAAGTTGTTCAGGGTGGGGCTAAGACACCCATGCCAAGCGCCCAGGTGGTGGCAGACACGCGACTGAACCAAATCCTCGTCGTCTCCTCTCCTGAAGACTACACGTACATCGCCAGCTTGATCGCCGAATTCGACAAACCGCTGGTGGTAGATGAACCGTACGAGCGCAAACTGAAGTATGCCGCTGCAGTGGATGTCCTCAGCGCCATTACCGATCTCCTCCAAGACACCAACACGGGAGGAACCGTCCAGCTTCCAGGCGGCGGCACCATCCAGCAGCAGCGCACGCAGCCGCTGGCCAGCAGCAGTAGCCAGCTCCTGACAGGTCGCACCACCACCGGCACTCGTGGAGGCCAAGTTCTCGCCACCAGCGGCAGCACTTCAGACGATACAGCCACGGCCTCCTCCGCCGGAGCTTCTCGTGCAGATCTCATTCAGGCGCCCACCGAAGACAATGCCCCCATCTCCGTGCTCGTGGGTAAAACACGTGTCGTAGCCGATCCGATGGCAAATTCGATCCTCGTCATGGGCCGCAAGGAAGCGATTGATAAGGTCAATGGCCTGCTGGACAAGCTGGACCGCAAGCCCTCCCAAGTTTACCTTTCCACCGTCATCGGCCAGCTCACGCTGGGGGATGGTTTTGAGTTCGGCGTTGACTACCTCAGTGCGCTTAACAACAAGGATGGCACGAATTTCAGCGCCGGTGGCATCTTCAGCCGTGAAGACATCCTCAATGGTACTGCGCTGACAAGGGCCGTGGGTGATGTGCGCAACAACGCCATCACCAATGCATTTGGTCCCGCTAAGGGCCTCAATCTTTATGGAGCCATCGGCGACAGCCTGGAGGTCTTTGTCACGGCCTTGGAGACCACCAATCGGTTTAAGGTCCTCTCTCGCCCCAGTATTTTTGCCCTGAATAATAAGAAGGCCTCCATCACCTCCGGCCAGCTCATCCCAGTGCCCGGTGAATCCACCACCAATGCCAATGGAAACAACAATGGCATCATCACCACCAATGTGGAATACCGCGATGTGGTACTAAAGCTGGAGGTCGTTCCTTTGATCAATGAAGACGGCGAAGTCACTCTGACCATTGCCCAGGTCAACGACACCGTCATTGGCACTCAGCGTGTGGAACCCAACAACATCCCTATCATTGGCACGGAGCAGATCATCACAACGGTCACGGTACCTGATGGCAACACCATCGTCCTTGGTGGTCTCATTTCCGAACAAAACAAAAAAGACACGGAGGGCGTGCCCTTTCTCAGCCGCATCCCAGGTGTGGGAAATCTCTTCAAAGAGAACAAGGATAGCAACTCTCGCAACGAACTCATCATCTTCATCCAGCCTCAGGTTGTGACGGATAACAACTCTCTGCGCAATACATCCTTACGCGAAGATTATCGCACCCAAGTCGGAGCCGATGCTGCTGAAAGGTTCCCCGAAAATGTGGATATTCAGGCACCACGGATCAGTGACGCCAAAGAGGCCGAAATCATCGAGACCGAGGCTCAACAAAAGCAGGGATTTTTCTCCCGCATGTTCCGCCGCAGTAATACACCCAAGGCAATCACACCCGCACCTGGTTTGAGGAGGTAA
- a CDS encoding SNF2-related protein, which translates to MPDPFPFPQLWSQVRRKSWMWLFKRHQIEAATKWVRFHAKVNAVALISAQELEMAGTVGRSDLTHEEARVRLRLAANGDLHLTTECSCHAGSLCEHAAALMLLCEGEAGRQHIEKIARPGASTVGEKAPGGTASGADDAVQIDNEKPRPFLRLRRVTVARPQIKIGRSQLSHAQISIGVAELSVRYDGCAESFPLPGRSSGARWQGEDGRTRALTRNAKMERLLLTDLVRSRLMPVMQAIPDASAEEPLTALFTMSDRDQSLHWSEFLRDDVPVLRAEGWEVEVPEDFGFSIHEAEDDAWFTDVEDVTGSRDSFALDLGVNVQGERISLVPLLVDCIDRGLTTAELEANLDEQYLIALPGPGNPVLAVPARRLLVLLRFLDELLASRVARKGGKLQLDKLRAAQLASLEGLPIRVPAELAALKDRLQGFTEMSQVSLPVGLRASLRPYQHEGLSWLQFLREFGLHGVLADDMGLGKTLQTLSHLLLEKESGRMDRPCLILAPTSVLRNWAREAAKFVPDLRVLLLHGDERHSDFRRIGKYDLVITSYPLLVRDADILRTVEWHVVALDEAQHIKNPKSKMAQVCGTLKSRHRLCLTGTPIENHLGELWSLFQFLMPGILGDADSFRSYYRNPIEKDGDAERQKQLAARLQPLLLRRTKSAVAKDLPPKTEILHTIELGKAQTDLYETIRAAMDQRVKEAISAQGLDRSQIIVLDALLKLRQVCCHPQLLKMEAAQKMAESAKTAYLMEDLLPELIDEGHRVLIFSQFTRMLAIIEEQLKAARIAFVKLTGDTQDRETPIRRFQAGEVPVFLISLKAGGAGLNLTTADTVIHYDPWWNPAAEAQASDRAHRIGQTKPVFIHKLICQDTIEERIVEMQKTKAALIEGLLTGRADKLRLTQDDIQRLLEA; encoded by the coding sequence GTGCCTGATCCGTTTCCTTTCCCCCAGCTTTGGTCTCAAGTGCGCCGCAAGTCCTGGATGTGGCTTTTTAAGCGGCACCAGATTGAGGCGGCGACGAAATGGGTGCGGTTTCATGCCAAGGTGAATGCCGTGGCGCTCATCAGTGCCCAGGAACTTGAAATGGCAGGCACGGTGGGGCGCAGCGATCTCACGCATGAAGAAGCCCGTGTGCGCCTGCGCCTGGCTGCCAATGGCGATCTTCATCTCACGACAGAGTGTAGCTGCCACGCAGGCTCCCTTTGTGAACACGCTGCGGCTTTGATGCTGCTGTGTGAAGGTGAGGCGGGGCGGCAGCACATTGAGAAAATCGCCCGGCCAGGTGCTAGCACAGTTGGAGAAAAAGCCCCTGGTGGAACCGCAAGTGGGGCCGACGATGCCGTCCAGATAGACAATGAAAAACCGCGCCCTTTTCTGCGACTCAGGCGCGTCACAGTGGCGCGGCCTCAGATTAAGATCGGGCGTAGCCAGCTTAGTCATGCACAGATCAGCATTGGCGTGGCCGAACTTTCAGTTAGGTATGACGGCTGCGCGGAAAGTTTCCCTTTGCCAGGCCGGTCGTCTGGCGCGCGCTGGCAGGGGGAGGATGGTCGGACTCGGGCGCTGACACGGAATGCCAAAATGGAGCGCCTGCTGCTGACGGACCTCGTTCGTTCACGTTTGATGCCGGTCATGCAAGCCATCCCTGATGCCAGTGCGGAGGAGCCTCTGACGGCGCTGTTTACCATGAGTGACAGGGACCAGTCTCTCCATTGGTCTGAATTTTTGAGAGATGATGTTCCTGTGCTGAGAGCGGAGGGCTGGGAGGTGGAGGTGCCGGAAGATTTTGGTTTCAGCATTCATGAGGCCGAAGATGATGCCTGGTTTACGGATGTGGAAGATGTGACGGGTAGCCGGGATAGTTTCGCTCTGGATCTTGGGGTGAATGTCCAGGGGGAGCGCATCTCTCTTGTGCCCTTGCTGGTGGATTGCATTGATCGCGGGCTGACGACGGCGGAGCTGGAGGCGAATTTGGATGAGCAGTATCTCATTGCCCTCCCTGGACCTGGAAATCCGGTCTTGGCCGTGCCTGCCCGGCGTCTGCTGGTGCTCTTGCGTTTTTTGGATGAATTGCTGGCCTCACGTGTGGCTCGCAAAGGCGGGAAACTCCAATTAGACAAACTGCGGGCTGCCCAGCTAGCCAGCCTGGAGGGGTTGCCTATTCGAGTGCCTGCCGAGTTGGCTGCTTTGAAGGATCGTCTTCAAGGCTTCACGGAGATGTCTCAGGTATCTTTGCCTGTGGGCTTGCGGGCTTCCCTGCGGCCCTACCAGCATGAGGGGCTCAGTTGGCTACAGTTCCTGCGTGAGTTTGGCCTGCATGGGGTGCTGGCGGACGACATGGGCCTGGGCAAGACTTTGCAGACGCTTTCTCACCTGCTTTTGGAAAAGGAATCTGGCCGTATGGATCGTCCCTGCCTCATTTTGGCACCGACTTCCGTTTTGCGAAATTGGGCACGGGAAGCGGCAAAGTTTGTCCCAGATTTACGGGTGCTGTTGCTTCATGGAGATGAGCGTCACAGTGATTTTCGCCGCATCGGCAAGTATGATTTAGTCATCACTTCGTATCCTTTGTTAGTCCGGGATGCCGATATTTTGCGGACGGTCGAATGGCATGTCGTCGCCTTGGACGAAGCTCAACATATCAAGAACCCCAAGAGTAAAATGGCTCAAGTTTGTGGCACCCTGAAAAGCCGCCATCGTCTTTGCCTCACCGGCACGCCCATCGAGAATCACCTGGGGGAGCTGTGGAGTCTCTTTCAGTTTCTCATGCCAGGCATTTTGGGGGATGCCGATTCGTTCCGGAGTTATTACCGCAACCCCATCGAAAAAGACGGCGATGCCGAACGCCAAAAGCAATTGGCAGCCCGTCTCCAGCCCCTACTCCTGCGCCGAACCAAAAGTGCGGTGGCGAAAGATCTGCCCCCGAAGACGGAAATTCTGCACACCATTGAGTTAGGCAAGGCGCAGACAGACCTTTATGAAACCATCCGCGCAGCCATGGATCAGCGGGTGAAGGAGGCCATCAGTGCCCAGGGGCTGGACCGCAGCCAAATCATCGTCCTGGATGCCTTATTAAAACTCCGTCAGGTCTGCTGCCACCCGCAGCTCCTGAAGATGGAGGCTGCCCAAAAGATGGCAGAGTCTGCCAAGACCGCTTACCTTATGGAGGACCTCTTGCCGGAGCTCATTGATGAAGGGCATCGGGTTCTCATTTTCTCCCAGTTCACCCGGATGCTGGCCATCATTGAGGAACAACTGAAAGCGGCACGCATTGCCTTTGTGAAACTCACGGGGGATACCCAAGACCGGGAGACCCCTATCCGCCGTTTTCAAGCAGGGGAGGTGCCTGTCTTTCTCATCAGCCTCAAGGCCGGCGGTGCAGGGCTGAATCTCACGACTGCAGATACCGTCATTCACTATGACCCCTGGTGGAATCCAGCGGCGGAGGCCCAGGCGAGTGACCGTGCACATCGCATTGGTCAGACGAAGCCTGTTTTCATTCATAAGCTCATTTGCCAAGACACCATCGAGGAACGCATCGTGGAAATGCAAAAGACCAAGGCTGCTTTAATCGAAGGACTGCTGACTGGGCGTGCGGATAAACTGCGTCTCACCCAGGATGATATTCAGCGCCTGCTGGAGGCTTAA
- the miaA gene encoding tRNA (adenosine(37)-N6)-dimethylallyltransferase MiaA — translation MGPTASGKSALAVTLAEKVGGEIVNADAFQLYQGMDLITAKPSLEEMRRVPHHLYGVVPLMQSCDAQRYRDLALPVIADILARDRLPILVGGSGLYIKSLSHGLAPLPQPDPEVRARVAEMSAQEARELLLKLDPQAVENVPLANPRYVSRALEICLQTGLPQSTLRQTFSQSEPAGCGGVLVWEREALYSRINARVHSMLAAGLLAEVAALPALGLTAAKAIGLREMQAYQRGEMSLEAALDAMQQATRRYAKRQVTWFRRETWLQTICLDAESTAESLANSILTSFPCLKSLPPSSLSPLT, via the coding sequence GTGGGTCCCACTGCCAGCGGGAAGTCGGCCCTGGCTGTGACCCTCGCAGAAAAAGTCGGTGGGGAGATCGTCAACGCTGACGCCTTCCAGCTCTATCAAGGCATGGACCTCATCACGGCAAAACCTAGCCTGGAAGAGATGCGGCGTGTGCCTCATCATCTTTACGGCGTGGTGCCTTTGATGCAGAGCTGCGATGCCCAGCGTTATCGCGACTTGGCCTTGCCTGTGATTGCGGATATCTTGGCGCGTGATCGGCTGCCCATCTTGGTCGGCGGCTCCGGATTGTATATCAAGTCCCTCTCTCATGGGCTGGCCCCACTCCCCCAGCCAGATCCAGAGGTCCGAGCGCGGGTCGCAGAGATGTCCGCTCAGGAGGCTCGGGAGTTGCTTTTGAAATTGGATCCGCAGGCAGTTGAAAACGTTCCTTTGGCCAATCCTCGTTATGTCAGCCGCGCTCTGGAGATCTGCCTACAGACTGGGCTGCCTCAGTCCACCCTGCGCCAGACTTTTAGCCAGAGCGAGCCCGCTGGCTGTGGTGGCGTGCTGGTTTGGGAACGCGAGGCACTGTATTCACGCATCAATGCCCGTGTGCATTCCATGCTGGCTGCGGGACTGCTGGCCGAAGTGGCTGCATTGCCCGCCCTGGGACTGACGGCTGCCAAGGCGATCGGCCTGCGCGAAATGCAGGCGTACCAGCGCGGAGAGATGAGTCTGGAGGCGGCGCTGGACGCCATGCAGCAGGCTACACGCCGTTATGCCAAGCGCCAGGTCACGTGGTTCCGCCGTGAGACGTGGCTGCAAACGATTTGCCTGGATGCAGAGTCCACGGCAGAGTCATTGGCCAACTCCATCCTCACGTCTTTCCCATGCCTGAAGTCACTGCCACCATCCAGTCTGTCGCCGTTAACCTAG
- a CDS encoding GspMb/PilO family protein, producing the protein MAQKLTSREKNLLLACVGVLVFMVFAILVNTFLGRRSVALQKIATLQAQKSENDTWMADRAFWEKRRAWLVEKMPTTESLGRAQGQLLEDLQNQALEFGFTTEQPTLPPLAAPNENYREVTVSVRLRGDQTMVLQWLATLQSPEKFQAVRQLEVEIDTRSREKTPQVVCNLTLARWFKPELGL; encoded by the coding sequence ATGGCTCAGAAACTCACATCACGTGAAAAAAATCTACTGCTCGCCTGCGTAGGCGTGCTGGTCTTCATGGTCTTCGCCATCCTGGTGAATACTTTCCTGGGAAGACGCAGCGTGGCCCTGCAAAAAATCGCCACTTTGCAGGCCCAAAAAAGCGAAAACGATACCTGGATGGCCGACCGGGCCTTTTGGGAAAAACGCCGCGCCTGGTTGGTGGAAAAAATGCCAACGACGGAGAGCCTCGGACGCGCCCAAGGCCAGTTGCTTGAAGACCTACAAAATCAAGCTTTAGAATTTGGCTTCACCACGGAGCAACCCACGCTGCCCCCGCTAGCAGCACCTAACGAGAACTACCGCGAAGTGACCGTCTCTGTGCGCCTGCGGGGCGACCAGACGATGGTTCTGCAATGGCTGGCCACCCTGCAATCCCCAGAGAAATTCCAAGCCGTGCGCCAACTGGAAGTGGAGATTGATACCCGTTCCCGCGAAAAGACCCCGCAAGTCGTCTGCAACCTCACCCTCGCCCGGTGGTTTAAGCCTGAACTTGGACTATAA